Proteins encoded by one window of Cellvibrio sp. KY-GH-1:
- a CDS encoding NUDIX domain-containing protein, which produces MIKKPEFTRADVEIIRREEMYKRFFRVEKIFLRHKLFNGDWGKEIGRELFVRGEAVAVVLYDPARDSIGLVEQFRVGALDEPNGPWCYEVVAGMLEEGESPEDVARRELKEEANIEPYALEYICNYLSSPGGCDEKLHLYCGLCDLSQAGGVYGLPEEGEDIRVHVFMADEVFAELLQGKFNNAAALICLQWLQLNRSRLRATL; this is translated from the coding sequence ATGATCAAAAAACCTGAATTCACGCGCGCCGATGTAGAAATTATTCGTCGTGAAGAAATGTATAAGCGTTTTTTTCGTGTTGAAAAAATTTTTCTTCGCCACAAATTATTTAACGGTGATTGGGGTAAAGAAATTGGGCGCGAATTATTTGTGCGTGGTGAAGCGGTCGCCGTGGTGCTTTATGATCCAGCGCGCGATTCAATCGGTCTGGTCGAACAATTTCGTGTGGGAGCATTGGACGAGCCTAATGGACCCTGGTGCTACGAAGTGGTCGCGGGTATGCTGGAGGAAGGGGAATCACCGGAGGATGTGGCGAGGCGCGAGCTAAAAGAAGAAGCAAATATTGAGCCCTATGCGTTGGAGTACATTTGCAATTATTTATCTAGCCCCGGCGGTTGTGACGAAAAATTGCATCTTTATTGCGGATTGTGCGATTTAAGTCAAGCTGGTGGTGTTTACGGATTGCCGGAAGAGGGCGAAGATATTCGTGTGCACGTATTTATGGCGGACGAAGTGTTCGCCGAGTTATTACAAGGAAAATTTAATAACGCCGCAGCGCTCATTTGTTTGCAATGGCTACAGTTAAATCGTAGCCGCTTACGCGCTACTTTGTAA
- a CDS encoding DUF1249 domain-containing protein, translated as MFTLRVKKPQPDYVTYKERYKVDLPLQMAECEANYMRLTKLVADKSRNEFRFIVARGDHQWLHLLRVLERSPYTTTLELSRTCVGISSEWLAMPKLTLRMYHDAKLAEVLAWEGHKRLRPRYEYPNQSMYQSDEKYQLNRFLGEWLNLCLEQAFTPDTSFQF; from the coding sequence ATGTTTACATTGCGTGTTAAGAAACCTCAACCTGATTACGTGACTTATAAAGAGCGTTATAAGGTGGATTTGCCGTTGCAAATGGCGGAGTGTGAGGCGAATTACATGCGTTTGACCAAGCTGGTTGCTGATAAATCCCGGAATGAATTTCGTTTTATCGTGGCTCGTGGCGATCACCAATGGCTGCATTTATTGCGTGTTCTAGAGCGCTCGCCTTACACCACTACCCTGGAGTTGAGTCGTACCTGTGTGGGTATCAGCTCAGAGTGGTTGGCGATGCCGAAATTAACCCTGCGGATGTATCACGACGCCAAACTGGCTGAAGTTTTGGCATGGGAGGGGCATAAGCGATTGCGGCCCCGTTATGAGTACCCCAACCAATCTATGTACCAGAGCGACGAAAAATACCAACTCAACCGCTTTTTGGGGGAGTGGTTAAATCTGTGCCTTGAGCAGGCGTTTACTCCCGACACCAGTTTTCAATTCTGA